A DNA window from Kitasatospora atroaurantiaca contains the following coding sequences:
- a CDS encoding ABC transporter permease, whose translation MTLLDAPVAATAAPLAPAARLLPSLAAVYRAQLARARVARIPLLFVATFQSLGILVMMRGVVDPGDNPAAHSVVAGSSVLVVAFVALNLLAQYFGRLRATGGLDFYATLPVPPAAVVLGAAGAYASFTVPGALLTAGVGAWMFGLPWAHLWVLLAVVPLAGAALAGLGAACGLLAPRQEIATLLGQLGMSAALLLGVLPVGHLPEAVRWLRDLLPSTYGVEAFARTFTASPDWTAVAGDLSVCAAVGLVSLALATWAYRRATTR comes from the coding sequence GTGACCCTCCTCGACGCCCCCGTGGCCGCGACGGCCGCCCCGCTCGCCCCCGCCGCCCGCCTGCTGCCCTCGCTGGCCGCCGTCTACCGGGCGCAGCTGGCCAGGGCCAGGGTGGCCCGCATCCCGCTGCTCTTCGTCGCGACCTTCCAGTCGCTCGGCATCCTGGTGATGATGCGCGGCGTGGTCGACCCGGGCGACAACCCGGCCGCCCACTCCGTGGTCGCCGGGTCCAGCGTGCTGGTGGTCGCCTTCGTGGCACTCAACCTGCTCGCCCAGTACTTCGGCCGGCTCCGCGCCACCGGCGGCCTGGACTTCTACGCGACACTGCCCGTCCCGCCCGCCGCCGTGGTGCTGGGGGCGGCCGGTGCGTACGCCTCGTTCACGGTGCCCGGCGCCCTGCTCACGGCGGGTGTGGGCGCGTGGATGTTCGGCCTGCCGTGGGCGCACCTGTGGGTGCTGCTGGCGGTCGTCCCCCTGGCGGGCGCCGCGCTGGCCGGGCTCGGCGCGGCCTGCGGGCTGCTGGCCCCGCGCCAGGAGATCGCCACCCTGCTCGGCCAGCTCGGCATGTCGGCGGCGCTGCTGCTGGGCGTCCTGCCGGTCGGGCACCTGCCGGAGGCCGTGCGATGGCTGCGCGACCTGCTGCCCTCCACGTACGGGGTCGAGGCGTTCGCCCGGACCTTCACGGCGAGCCCCGACTGGACGGCCGTCGCCGGCGACCTCTCGGTCTGCGCGGCCGTCGGCCTCGTCTCGCTGGCCCTGGCGACCTGGGCCTACCGCCGGGCGACCACTCGCTGA
- a CDS encoding ABC transporter ATP-binding protein, translated as MAKSYRSGTAQSSGTARIRANDGIGLDIRRGEVFGLLGPNGAGKSTLVRQLTGLLRPDHGSIEILGHDIVRHPERASRLLAYLGQESTALDELTVAMAAETTGRLRGLSRAQARAASAEVLAELGLEPLAGRPVGKLSGGQRRLACFAAALVGERPLLVLDEPTTGMDPVARRAVWSAVDRRRAERGTTVLLVTHNVIEAETVLDRVAVLDEGRVIACDTPGGLKALVDGDVRLDLVWRTEAPVEVPAVARLAERAERTGRRWTVRTTPEQARELVAAVTTGPAFAALDDFTLATPSLEDAYLKLGGRHGGLAK; from the coding sequence CTGGCCAAGAGCTACCGCAGCGGGACGGCCCAGAGCAGCGGGACGGCCCGGATCCGGGCCAACGACGGCATCGGCCTGGACATCCGGCGCGGCGAGGTCTTCGGCCTGCTCGGCCCCAACGGCGCCGGCAAGTCCACCCTGGTCCGCCAGCTCACCGGCCTGCTGCGGCCGGACCACGGCAGCATCGAGATCCTCGGCCACGACATCGTCCGCCACCCCGAGCGCGCCTCCCGGCTGCTCGCGTACCTCGGGCAGGAGTCCACCGCGTTGGACGAGCTGACCGTGGCCATGGCGGCCGAGACCACCGGACGGCTGCGAGGCCTGAGCCGGGCGCAGGCCCGAGCCGCCTCCGCCGAGGTGCTCGCCGAGCTCGGCCTGGAACCGCTCGCCGGCCGCCCGGTCGGCAAGCTCTCCGGCGGCCAGCGCCGCCTCGCCTGCTTCGCCGCGGCCCTGGTCGGGGAGCGTCCGCTGCTGGTCCTGGACGAGCCGACCACCGGCATGGACCCGGTGGCCCGCCGCGCCGTCTGGTCGGCCGTCGACCGCCGCCGGGCGGAGCGCGGCACGACCGTCCTGCTGGTCACCCACAACGTCATCGAGGCGGAGACCGTCCTGGACCGGGTCGCCGTGCTGGACGAGGGCCGGGTGATCGCCTGCGACACCCCGGGCGGGCTGAAGGCCCTGGTCGACGGCGACGTCCGGCTCGACCTGGTCTGGCGCACCGAGGCCCCCGTCGAGGTCCCCGCCGTCGCCCGGCTCGCCGAGCGGGCCGAGCGCACCGGCCGCCGCTGGACCGTCCGCACCACCCCCGAACAGGCCCGCGAACTGGTCGCCGCCGTCACCACCGGGCCGGCCTTCGCGGCCCTGGACGACTTCACCCTGGCCACCCCCAGCCTGGAGGACGCGTACCTCAAGCTCGGCGGCCGGCACGGAGGACTGGCGAAGTGA
- a CDS encoding NYN domain-containing protein, whose amino-acid sequence MDRCVVLVDAGYLLGAAASLLAGEPSRSRVTVDHTALIAALRERAEAETGLPLLRIYWFDAAPERRPLPEHRRLRVLPRVTVRLGALTRAEGRWVQKGVDAAMHAELTELARNRACADVVLVTGDGDLLPGMMSAKEHGVVVHLWALQAADGDFNQSEDLVGEADERRVLDREWIEQWVRPRELPATFPTPGPRHEIAKILAAPPAPAGPVAPAEPAAQARPVAALKVVPTPKDLAVRTAAPAPASLVLRWSSERGWVEKPGSETTTAGDGLPTLAQLTTAEQRWADREEDITSIGGDAHEVGQVFARRWLDRLGPVERLTALWGDYPRIPHRLDGELLRYAARFGLLAHKDDQIDEHDRYAIRAGFWKELGTRVPGGELVVAEDRTV is encoded by the coding sequence GTGGACCGCTGCGTTGTCCTCGTGGACGCCGGATACCTGCTGGGCGCCGCCGCCAGCCTGCTCGCCGGGGAGCCCTCGCGCTCGCGGGTGACGGTGGATCACACCGCGCTGATCGCCGCGCTGCGTGAACGGGCCGAGGCCGAGACGGGGCTGCCGCTGCTGCGGATCTACTGGTTCGACGCCGCCCCCGAGCGCCGCCCGCTGCCCGAGCACCGCCGCCTGCGGGTGCTGCCCCGGGTCACCGTGCGGCTGGGCGCGCTCACCCGTGCCGAGGGCCGCTGGGTGCAGAAGGGCGTGGACGCCGCGATGCATGCCGAACTCACCGAGCTGGCCCGCAACCGGGCCTGCGCCGATGTGGTGCTGGTCACCGGCGACGGTGACCTGCTGCCCGGCATGATGTCCGCCAAGGAGCACGGCGTGGTCGTCCACCTGTGGGCGCTGCAGGCCGCCGACGGGGACTTCAACCAGTCCGAGGACCTGGTCGGCGAGGCCGACGAGCGCCGGGTGCTGGACCGCGAGTGGATCGAGCAGTGGGTCCGGCCGCGCGAGCTGCCTGCCACCTTCCCGACGCCCGGGCCGCGCCACGAGATCGCCAAGATCCTCGCCGCCCCGCCCGCCCCCGCCGGCCCGGTGGCCCCCGCCGAGCCGGCCGCCCAGGCCCGCCCGGTCGCCGCCCTGAAGGTCGTCCCGACGCCCAAGGACCTCGCCGTACGGACCGCCGCACCCGCGCCCGCCTCGCTGGTCCTGCGCTGGTCCTCCGAGCGAGGCTGGGTGGAGAAACCGGGCAGCGAGACCACCACGGCGGGCGACGGCCTGCCGACGCTCGCCCAGCTCACCACCGCCGAGCAGCGCTGGGCCGACCGCGAGGAGGACATCACCTCCATCGGCGGCGACGCCCACGAGGTCGGGCAGGTCTTCGCCCGCCGCTGGCTGGACCGCCTCGGGCCCGTCGAGCGGCTCACCGCCCTCTGGGGCGACTACCCGCGCATCCCGCACCGCCTCGACGGCGAGCTGCTGCGCTACGCGGCCCGCTTCGGCCTGCTGGCGCACAAGGACGACCAGATCGACGAGCACGACCGGTACGCGATCAGGGCCGGCTTCTGGAAGGAGCTCGGGACGCGGGTGCCGGGCGGCGAACTGGTGGTGGCGGAGGACCGGACGGTGTAG
- a CDS encoding aspartate-semialdehyde dehydrogenase, with product MRIGIVGATGQVGGVVRNILAEREFPVTQLRLFASARSAGRTLPWQGTEITVEDATTADYSGLDIVIFSAGGSTSKALAPKVAAAGAVVIDNSSAWRRDPEVPLVVSEVNPQAIADRPKGIIANPNCTTMAAMPVLRPLHDEAGLTALIATTYQAVSGSGLAGVAELHSQAQKVVESADRLTFDGEAVEFPEPGVYKRPIAFNVVPLAGAIVEDGSFETDEEQKLRHESRKILGIPELKVSGTCVRVPVFSGHSLQVNARFERPISVERAYELLADAPGVELSEIPTPLQAAGKDASYVGRIRVDETVENGLALFLSNDNLRKGAALNAVQIAELVAAELS from the coding sequence ATGAGGATCGGCATCGTAGGAGCCACCGGTCAGGTCGGCGGCGTGGTCCGCAACATTCTGGCGGAGCGCGAGTTCCCCGTGACGCAGCTGCGCCTGTTCGCCTCGGCCCGCTCGGCGGGGCGGACGCTGCCCTGGCAGGGCACCGAGATCACCGTCGAGGACGCGACCACGGCCGACTACAGCGGTCTGGACATCGTGATCTTCTCGGCCGGCGGTTCGACCTCCAAGGCCCTGGCGCCGAAGGTGGCGGCAGCGGGCGCGGTGGTGATCGACAACTCCTCCGCCTGGCGTCGTGACCCCGAGGTGCCGCTGGTGGTCTCCGAGGTGAACCCGCAGGCGATCGCCGACCGCCCCAAGGGCATCATCGCCAACCCGAACTGCACCACCATGGCCGCCATGCCGGTGCTCCGGCCGCTGCACGACGAGGCCGGGCTGACGGCGCTGATCGCCACCACCTACCAGGCGGTCTCCGGCAGCGGTCTGGCCGGTGTCGCCGAGCTGCACAGCCAGGCCCAGAAGGTCGTCGAGTCCGCCGACCGGCTCACCTTCGACGGTGAGGCCGTCGAGTTCCCGGAGCCCGGCGTGTACAAGCGCCCGATCGCCTTCAACGTGGTGCCGCTGGCCGGCGCGATCGTCGAGGACGGCTCCTTCGAGACCGACGAGGAGCAGAAGCTCCGCCACGAGTCCCGCAAGATCCTGGGCATCCCCGAGCTCAAGGTCTCCGGCACATGCGTGCGCGTCCCGGTCTTCTCCGGCCACTCGCTGCAGGTCAACGCCCGCTTCGAGCGCCCGATCAGCGTGGAGCGCGCGTACGAGCTGCTCGCGGACGCCCCCGGGGTCGAGCTCTCGGAGATCCCGACCCCGCTGCAGGCGGCCGGCAAGGACGCCTCGTACGTCGGCCGGATCCGCGTGGACGAGACGGTCGAGAACGGTCTGGCGCTCTTCCTCTCCAACGACAACCTCCGCAAGGGCGCTGCTCTCAACGCCGTCCAGATCGCCGAGCTGGTCGCCGCAGAGCTGAGCTGA
- a CDS encoding dihydrodipicolinate synthase family protein, with translation MDLHGIYVPLVTPFTDGGELAAGALERLAHEVLDEGAAGLVALGTTAEAATLDDAERRTVVELCARVCRERGATLIVGAGSSDTRRSAEALAKLAGADAALVAVPAFSRPGEEGVLAHFAYLAERSPVPLIVYHIPYRTGQTLSAAALRRLGGLPGVAGVKLAVGGVDQAAMELLGDVPPGFAVLAGDDLYLSPLLALGAAGGILAAAHLATGRFVELAEAWGKGDAEHARALGHRLAAMAGAAFAEPNPTVIKGVLHAQGRIPSPAVRLPLLPAGRASVDHALERLAALAC, from the coding sequence ATGGACTTGCACGGGATCTATGTGCCGCTGGTGACACCGTTCACGGACGGCGGGGAACTCGCCGCCGGGGCCCTGGAGCGGCTGGCCCACGAGGTGCTCGACGAGGGAGCCGCAGGGTTGGTGGCCCTCGGTACGACCGCCGAGGCGGCCACCCTGGACGACGCGGAGCGGCGTACGGTCGTCGAGCTGTGCGCCCGGGTCTGCCGCGAGCGCGGGGCCACGCTGATCGTGGGTGCCGGGAGCAGTGACACCCGGCGCAGCGCGGAGGCCCTGGCCAAGCTCGCAGGAGCGGATGCCGCGCTGGTGGCCGTCCCCGCGTTCAGCCGCCCGGGCGAGGAGGGGGTGCTGGCCCACTTCGCGTACCTCGCGGAGCGCAGCCCGGTGCCGCTGATCGTCTACCACATCCCCTACCGCACCGGGCAGACGCTGAGCGCGGCGGCGCTGCGCCGGCTCGGCGGCCTGCCCGGGGTGGCGGGCGTCAAGCTCGCCGTGGGCGGGGTCGACCAGGCCGCCATGGAGCTGCTCGGCGACGTACCGCCGGGCTTCGCGGTGCTGGCCGGTGACGACCTGTACCTCTCGCCGCTGCTGGCCCTGGGGGCGGCGGGGGGCATCCTGGCGGCGGCGCACCTGGCCACCGGACGGTTCGTCGAGCTGGCGGAGGCCTGGGGCAAGGGGGACGCGGAGCACGCGCGCGCCCTCGGCCACCGGCTCGCGGCCATGGCCGGAGCGGCCTTCGCCGAGCCCAATCCGACCGTGATCAAGGGCGTCCTGCACGCCCAGGGCCGGATCCCCAGCCCGGCGGTACGGCTGCCGCTGCTGCCCGCGGGCCGGGCGTCCGTCGACCACGCTTTGGAACGCCTCGCCGCCCTGGCCTGCTGA
- a CDS encoding LysR substrate-binding domain-containing protein — MLDVRRLRLLRELAHRGTIAAVAGSLSFSPSAVSQQLSVLEREAGVPLLERTGRRVALTPAGQGLVRHAEAVLDRLEQATAELAGARQGLAGPLRIGTFPSAARAVIPAALTTLLREHPGLEPMVSELDSAAVADALRAGELDIALVHDHDFAPGPEEPGVETRPLFTEAMYLASATPGGPAGTDTAVLGHWREAPWIVATPRTLCHAMAVGACQAAGFIPRIRHRIDDFATMLALVAAGQGVALVPQLGTVDLPGGVLLTKLSMCRRTAVAFRSGAGAHPAVSAFTAALSAALPTELAL, encoded by the coding sequence ATGCTCGATGTCCGACGCCTGCGCCTGCTGCGCGAACTGGCCCACCGCGGCACGATCGCCGCCGTCGCCGGCTCGCTGTCCTTCAGCCCGTCCGCCGTCTCCCAGCAGCTCTCGGTACTGGAGCGGGAGGCCGGGGTGCCGCTGCTGGAACGCACCGGTCGCCGGGTCGCGCTGACGCCCGCCGGGCAAGGACTGGTCCGCCACGCCGAGGCCGTCCTGGACCGGCTCGAGCAGGCCACCGCCGAACTGGCGGGCGCCCGCCAGGGCTTGGCCGGCCCGCTGCGGATCGGCACCTTCCCGTCCGCCGCGCGAGCGGTCATCCCGGCCGCGCTCACCACCCTGCTCCGCGAGCATCCCGGGCTGGAACCGATGGTCTCCGAACTCGACTCGGCCGCCGTGGCCGACGCGCTGCGGGCGGGCGAGCTGGACATCGCGCTGGTCCACGACCACGACTTCGCGCCGGGCCCCGAGGAGCCGGGAGTGGAGACCCGGCCGCTGTTCACCGAGGCGATGTACCTGGCCTCCGCCACCCCCGGAGGCCCGGCGGGCACCGACACCGCCGTCCTCGGCCACTGGCGCGAGGCGCCGTGGATCGTCGCCACCCCCAGGACGCTCTGCCACGCGATGGCCGTCGGCGCCTGCCAGGCCGCCGGTTTCATTCCCCGGATCCGCCACCGGATCGACGACTTCGCCACCATGCTGGCCCTGGTCGCCGCCGGCCAGGGCGTCGCCCTGGTCCCCCAGCTCGGCACGGTGGACCTGCCTGGCGGCGTGCTGCTGACGAAGCTGTCGATGTGCCGCCGGACGGCCGTCGCCTTCCGCAGCGGAGCCGGCGCCCACCCGGCCGTCTCGGCCTTCACTGCCGCCCTGAGCGCCGCGCTCCCAACGGAGTTGGCCCTTTAG
- a CDS encoding type II toxin-antitoxin system PemK/MazF family toxin, which produces MAELINQDQNARGRSGPTATVEVEPYDMGHVRTAYAPNHDGDPDPGEIVWTWVPYEERDGRGKDRPVLVVAREAEGTVLAIMLSSKGHDHDRDWVPIGAGPWDRTGRDSWVALDRVMRVHDEGMRREACALDRARFNLVVDNLKLRYRWS; this is translated from the coding sequence GTGGCCGAGTTGATCAATCAGGACCAGAACGCACGGGGCCGTAGCGGCCCCACCGCGACCGTCGAGGTCGAGCCCTACGACATGGGGCACGTCCGGACCGCGTACGCGCCCAACCATGACGGGGACCCGGACCCGGGCGAGATCGTCTGGACGTGGGTGCCCTACGAGGAGCGGGACGGGCGCGGCAAGGACCGGCCGGTGCTGGTGGTCGCCCGTGAGGCCGAGGGGACGGTGCTCGCCATCATGCTCTCCAGCAAGGGCCACGACCACGACCGTGACTGGGTGCCGATCGGCGCGGGCCCGTGGGACCGCACCGGGCGCGACTCCTGGGTGGCACTGGACCGCGTGATGCGCGTGCACGACGAGGGCATGCGCCGTGAGGCCTGCGCACTGGACCGGGCGCGCTTCAACCTGGTCGTCGACAACCTGAAGCTCCGCTACCGCTGGAGCTGA
- the dnaE gene encoding DNA polymerase III subunit alpha: MSDQPYAHLHVHTEYSMLDGAARLKQMFKEVDRLGMTHVAMTDHGNMYGAAEFHRQAKEAGITPVIGIEAYVAPEARHNTKRILWGQPHQKKDDVSASGAYTHKTIWARNKEGLHNLFRLSSRSYAEGWLVKWPRMDKEIIAEHAAGLMASTGCPSGELQTRLRLGQFDEALKSAAEYQDIFGRENYFLELMDHGLDIERRVRDGLIEIGKKLGIPPVVTNDSHYTTEADATSHDLLLCVQTGKNLSDPDRFRFDGSGYYIKSAAEMYAVDSSDTWQEGCRNSQLLIAERVDPSGMFEFKNLMPRFPVPEGFETEDDFFRAEVWKGMDWRFPGGYDEEHRRQAEYEMNTICQMGFPAYFLVVADFIMWAKKNGIAVGPGRGSAAGSLVAYAMGITDLDPIPHGLIFERFLNPERVSMPDIDVDFDERGRADVIRYVTDKWGADKVAMIVTYGTIKAKAAIKDTSRVLGYPYAMGDRITKAMPPDVMGKGIPLSGITDSSHPRYGEAGEIRGLYENDPDVKKVIDTARGIEGLIRQPGVHAAGVIMSAEPLTDHIPVWTRHTDGVTITQFDYPTCEGLGLLKMDFLGLRNLTIMADAVKAIEKNKGIRIELLDLELTDRTTYDLLSRGDTLGVFQLDGGPMRSLLRLMKPDNFEDISAVLALYRPGPMGVNSHTNYALRKNGQQEITPIHPELEAPLKEILEPTYGLIVYQEQVQKAAQILAGYSLGQADLLRRAMGKKKKEILDAEFIPFQKGCRERGYSDAAIQAVWDVLVPFSGYAFNKAHTAGYGLVSYWTAYLKANYPAEYMSALLSSVKDDKDKSAVYLNECRKMGIQVLPPDVNESDADFTAHGDDTVRFGLTAVRNVGGPVVESMIRTRKSKGKYSSFPDFLDKVESVVCNKRTVESLIKAGAFDSLGHTRKGLTAQFEPMIDNVVGVKRKEAEGQFDLFGGDAVSDEPSFGLDVVFAEDEWDKSFLLTQEREMLGLYVSSHPLHGIEHVLADKADCAIADLAERPDGSILQIGGIISGLQRKMTKQGNAWAIATVEDLAGSIDCMFFPASYQLVSSQLVEDAVVFVRGKLDKREDVPRLMGMELSVPDLSNSHADAPIVISIPSGKITPPLVARLGEVLTHHKGNTEVRLRLEGARRTTVLRLDRHRVKSDPALFGDLKQLLGPSCLAS, from the coding sequence TTGAGCGACCAGCCGTACGCGCACCTGCACGTCCACACCGAGTACTCGATGCTGGACGGTGCCGCCCGGCTGAAGCAGATGTTCAAGGAGGTCGACCGCCTCGGCATGACCCATGTCGCGATGACCGACCACGGGAACATGTACGGCGCGGCGGAGTTCCACCGGCAGGCCAAGGAGGCCGGGATCACCCCGGTGATCGGCATCGAGGCATACGTCGCGCCCGAGGCCCGGCACAACACCAAGCGCATCCTCTGGGGCCAGCCGCACCAGAAGAAGGACGACGTCTCCGCCTCCGGCGCGTACACCCACAAGACCATCTGGGCCCGGAACAAGGAGGGCCTGCACAACCTCTTCCGCCTCTCCTCCCGCTCCTACGCGGAGGGCTGGCTGGTCAAGTGGCCCCGGATGGACAAGGAGATCATCGCCGAGCACGCGGCCGGCCTGATGGCCTCCACCGGCTGCCCCTCCGGTGAGCTGCAGACCCGGCTGCGCCTGGGCCAGTTCGACGAGGCACTGAAGTCGGCCGCCGAGTACCAGGACATCTTCGGCAGGGAGAACTACTTCCTGGAGCTGATGGACCACGGCCTCGACATCGAGCGCAGGGTGCGCGACGGCCTGATCGAGATCGGGAAGAAGCTCGGCATCCCGCCGGTCGTCACCAACGACTCGCACTACACCACCGAGGCCGACGCGACCTCGCACGACCTCCTGCTCTGCGTCCAGACCGGCAAGAACCTCTCCGACCCGGACCGCTTCCGGTTCGACGGCAGCGGCTACTACATCAAGTCCGCCGCCGAGATGTACGCCGTGGACTCCTCGGACACCTGGCAGGAGGGCTGCCGCAACAGCCAGCTGCTGATCGCCGAGCGGGTCGACCCGAGCGGCATGTTCGAGTTCAAGAACCTGATGCCGCGCTTCCCGGTCCCGGAGGGCTTCGAGACCGAGGACGACTTCTTCCGCGCCGAGGTGTGGAAGGGCATGGACTGGCGCTTCCCCGGCGGCTACGACGAGGAGCACCGCCGGCAGGCCGAGTACGAGATGAACACCATCTGCCAGATGGGATTCCCCGCGTACTTCCTGGTCGTCGCCGACTTCATCATGTGGGCGAAGAAGAACGGCATCGCGGTCGGCCCCGGCCGTGGTTCGGCGGCCGGCTCCCTCGTCGCGTACGCGATGGGCATCACCGACCTCGACCCCATCCCGCACGGCCTGATCTTCGAGCGCTTCCTCAACCCCGAGCGCGTCTCGATGCCCGACATCGACGTCGACTTCGACGAACGCGGACGCGCCGACGTGATCCGCTACGTGACCGACAAGTGGGGCGCCGACAAGGTCGCCATGATCGTCACGTACGGCACCATCAAGGCCAAGGCCGCCATCAAGGACACCTCGCGCGTCCTCGGCTACCCGTACGCGATGGGCGACCGGATCACCAAGGCGATGCCGCCGGACGTGATGGGCAAGGGCATCCCGCTCTCCGGCATCACCGACTCCTCGCACCCCCGCTACGGCGAGGCGGGCGAGATCCGCGGGCTCTACGAGAACGACCCGGACGTCAAGAAGGTCATCGACACCGCGCGCGGCATCGAGGGCCTGATCCGCCAGCCCGGTGTGCACGCGGCCGGTGTCATCATGTCCGCCGAGCCGCTGACCGACCACATCCCGGTCTGGACCCGGCACACCGACGGTGTGACCATCACCCAGTTCGACTACCCCACCTGCGAGGGCCTCGGCCTTCTCAAGATGGACTTCCTCGGCCTGCGGAACCTCACGATCATGGCCGACGCGGTCAAGGCGATCGAGAAGAACAAGGGCATCAGGATCGAGCTGCTCGATCTCGAACTCACCGACCGCACGACGTACGACCTGCTCTCGCGCGGCGACACGCTCGGCGTCTTCCAGCTCGACGGCGGGCCGATGCGCTCGCTGCTGCGGCTGATGAAGCCGGACAACTTCGAGGACATCTCCGCCGTTCTCGCGCTGTACCGACCGGGCCCGATGGGCGTCAACTCGCACACCAACTACGCGCTGCGCAAGAACGGCCAGCAGGAGATCACCCCGATCCACCCCGAGCTGGAGGCTCCGCTCAAGGAGATCCTCGAGCCCACCTACGGCCTGATCGTGTATCAGGAGCAGGTGCAGAAGGCGGCGCAGATCCTGGCCGGCTACTCGCTCGGCCAGGCCGACCTGCTGCGCCGGGCGATGGGCAAGAAGAAGAAGGAGATCCTCGACGCCGAGTTCATCCCCTTCCAGAAGGGCTGCCGCGAGCGCGGCTACTCGGACGCGGCGATCCAGGCGGTCTGGGACGTCCTGGTCCCCTTCTCCGGCTACGCGTTCAACAAAGCGCACACCGCCGGGTACGGGTTGGTCTCGTACTGGACCGCGTACCTCAAGGCCAACTACCCGGCCGAGTACATGTCGGCGCTGCTCAGCTCGGTCAAGGACGACAAGGACAAGTCGGCCGTCTACCTCAACGAGTGCCGCAAGATGGGCATTCAGGTGCTGCCGCCGGACGTCAACGAGTCGGACGCCGACTTCACGGCACACGGTGACGACACGGTGCGGTTCGGCCTCACCGCCGTCCGCAACGTGGGCGGCCCGGTGGTGGAGTCGATGATCCGCACCCGGAAGTCGAAGGGGAAGTACAGCTCCTTCCCGGACTTCCTGGACAAGGTCGAGTCGGTGGTCTGCAACAAGCGGACGGTCGAATCCCTCATCAAGGCGGGCGCGTTCGACTCGCTCGGGCACACCCGCAAGGGGCTCACGGCGCAGTTCGAGCCGATGATCGACAACGTGGTGGGCGTCAAGCGCAAGGAGGCCGAGGGCCAGTTCGACCTCTTCGGAGGCGACGCCGTCTCCGACGAGCCGAGCTTCGGCCTCGACGTGGTCTTCGCCGAGGACGAGTGGGACAAGTCCTTCCTGCTCACCCAGGAGCGCGAGATGCTCGGTCTCTACGTCTCCTCGCACCCGCTGCACGGCATCGAGCACGTCCTCGCCGACAAGGCCGACTGCGCCATCGCCGACCTGGCCGAGCGCCCCGACGGCTCCATCCTGCAGATCGGCGGCATCATCTCGGGTCTCCAGCGGAAGATGACCAAGCAGGGCAACGCCTGGGCCATCGCCACCGTCGAGGACCTGGCGGGCTCCATCGACTGCATGTTCTTCCCCGCCAGCTACCAGCTGGTCTCCTCCCAACTCGTCGAGGACGCCGTGGTGTTCGTCCGCGGCAAGCTCGACAAGCGGGAGGACGTGCCCCGGCTGATGGGCATGGAGCTGTCCGTACCGGACCTCTCCAACTCGCACGCCGACGCGCCGATCGTCATCTCGATCCCCAGCGGGAAGATCACTCCGCCGCTGGTCGCCCGCCTCGGCGAGGTGCTCACCCACCACAAGGGCAACACCGAGGTACGGCTGCGCCTCGAGGGCGCCCGCCGGACCACGGTGCTCCGCCTCGACCGGCACCGGGTCAAGTCCGACCCGGCCCTCTTCGGCGACCTCAAGCAGCTGCTCGGCCCGAGCTGCCTGGCGAGCTGA
- a CDS encoding N-acetylglucosamine kinase: MSAELVLGLDVGGTSTRAVLTDLAGHELGRYRAEGGNPHLHGPAEAAARIGSVVREVLAGRDPARVAACVIGLAGYRTLGEETSGFAERCRAAAGLAVPVTLCHDAEVAFAAGTEESSGVVLIAGTGAVACRIEDGRVAATAGGHGWLLGDEGSGFWLGREAARHALKGTGGLAEAVRAELGADILRAVYAEPKRLATLAPLVSGHAEAGDPAAGEIVDRAVGHLAALVREAAASKEAGASKGAVVFAGSVALTPGPVRRGLEAALPGARPAGDIPLAAARIAAGSVSENPGRP; the protein is encoded by the coding sequence GTGTCGGCTGAGCTGGTCCTCGGGCTGGACGTGGGCGGTACCAGCACCCGTGCCGTGCTGACCGACCTGGCCGGGCACGAGCTCGGCCGGTACCGCGCCGAGGGCGGCAACCCGCACCTGCACGGGCCCGCCGAGGCGGCGGCACGGATCGGCTCCGTCGTCCGCGAGGTCCTCGCCGGGCGCGACCCCGCGCGCGTCGCGGCCTGCGTGATCGGCCTGGCCGGGTACCGCACCCTGGGGGAGGAGACCAGCGGCTTCGCCGAGCGGTGCCGGGCGGCGGCCGGGCTCGCGGTTCCGGTGACGCTCTGCCACGACGCCGAGGTGGCGTTCGCGGCGGGCACCGAGGAGTCGAGCGGGGTGGTCCTGATCGCCGGTACGGGAGCCGTCGCCTGCCGGATCGAGGACGGGAGGGTCGCGGCGACGGCCGGCGGTCACGGCTGGCTGCTGGGGGACGAGGGCTCGGGGTTCTGGCTGGGGCGCGAGGCGGCGCGGCACGCGCTCAAGGGCACCGGGGGCCTGGCGGAGGCTGTGCGCGCCGAACTGGGGGCGGACATCCTGCGAGCCGTGTACGCGGAGCCGAAGCGGCTCGCCACGCTCGCGCCGCTGGTGAGCGGCCACGCCGAGGCCGGGGACCCGGCGGCGGGGGAGATCGTCGATCGCGCGGTCGGGCACCTGGCGGCGCTCGTGCGGGAGGCCGCGGCGTCGAAGGAGGCCGGGGCGTCGAAGGGGGCCGTGGTGTTCGCGGGGTCGGTCGCGCTCACGCCGGGGCCGGTACGCCGGGGCCTCGAAGCAGCGCTGCCGGGGGCGCGTCCGGCCGGGGACATCCCGCTCGCGGCGGCCCGGATCGCCGCCGGCTCCGTGTCCGAGAATCCGGGTCGGCCGTGA